The stretch of DNA TCTCCCTTCTTGTCAGTCCATCATAGTACCCCTCTTTCAGTCTTTTCCTGAACAATGCAAAGTGTTTCGGATAAATATCCAGTAGTTCATATACCAGTTGAGGATTAAGCCAAACTCCCTCTATATAATACCTGTTTTTGAAACTCTCAATCCCTATATTATGCTTTTCATTGTGATGTTCTCTGCATAATGTCAAAAATGGATTTTGTAGTCCATCATCATTTTCGTAAGTTCCTGTACTACTTGCAACTGTTTTCCAATGTTCCAAGTCGACTGTATTATATTCATCATGCACTTTTCCACATATGCAGCATGTCCTTTTTCTCAAGCATGCTATAACATATCTTTGAGTAATATTGTCTATTTCTAATATGTGTTTATATCTAGTATCATGCTTTCCTAAAATATACAGATTCACTCCCATTTCTAGTGCCTGTTCGATTATAAATGCTATGAATTCATTAGCCGTTTGCATGTCACATTTAGCTGTTGAAAAATCCAACCTGTCAGTTGCTATTGCAAATTGTTCTTTCATTAGTTCCTTAATTTCTAAAAGAGTATACCCCAGTTGTTCTCCAAATTCTTTTAAAAGCACATGAATTAACCCATTTTGTGCTTGTGATAATTTTTTGACTGGGATAACTGTA from Leptotrichia sp. oral taxon 215 str. W9775 encodes:
- a CDS encoding putative HNHc nuclease, encoding MANAEIIDSKIIITLPVEKVTAGLKMELEEYLNNLPITVIPVKKLSQAQNGLIHVLLKEFGEQLGYTLLEIKELMKEQFAIATDRLDFSTAKCDMQTANEFIAFIIEQALEMGVNLYILGKHDTRYKHILEIDNITQRYVIACLRKRTCCICGKVHDEYNTVDLEHWKTVASSTGTYENDDGLQNPFLTLCREHHNEKHNIGIESFKNRYYIEGVWLNPQLVYELLDIYPKHFALFRKRLKEGYYDGLTRREKK